AGGCTGCTCACATCATGGTGATCCCAGAGGACCTTGTCCAGATCCAGGACTATGAGCTTAGGCCTTCTCCTCAACACTAACCTCCCCTCCCATTCCCCTGAACCTCTCGGAGAGGAGCCTCAGGGCCCCCTCGACGTTCATCCTCGCCTCCTCCCCGCTGATGGATGATGAGGTGACGTTGACCCTGAGGAGGGGCTCCCTGACCTCATGCCCCGATGGATGGCTCTTCACGTAGACGTTGAACCTCCTCATGGCCTCCTCAATTATCGGGGCGGCCTCGGACTCAGGAACACCCTTAACAATGAGATCAACGCTAACGTAACTCATTTGCGGAGCCCTGGATCTCAGGATCCCCTCTATCCTCTCGAATATGTCCATCATCTCCGGGGGAACCCCGGGGAGGGCTATTATCAGCGTGGGGCCCTCCTCGACCATCACGCCCGGCGCCGTGCCAACAGCATTGTATATGGGTTTGGCCTTCTCCGGCATCATGGCCATCTTCATCCTATGCTCCGTCATTGGCAGGTTTCTCTCAGCGTATTTCTCCTCAACCATCCTTAGAGCCTCCTCGTTCAGGACGTGCCTCCTTCCCAGGGCCTTGGATAGGCACTCAGATGTCATGTCATCGAATGTTGGACCCAAGCCGCCCGTGCTCACCACGAGCGAGGCCCCCCTCTTGATTGCCAGCCTGAAGGCCATCATTATGTCCTCGCAGTCATCCCTAACTGTGATGGCGCACCTCACGAGGTAGCCATCCAGTGTGAGCTTCCTGGAGAGCCAGGTCAGATTTGTGTTGACTATTCTCCCGTTAAGTAGCTCGTTCCCCACAGAGATTATCCAGGCCTCTGGAAGCCTCATGCCTCAACCTCACCTCCAGCCTGTGGATCCTCTCCTTGGCCCTCAGGAGCATGGAGTTGGCAGCATCCACTATTAACTTGATGGCCTCGGGGTCGAGGAGCTCCCTTCCCCTCAGCCTGAGGGGCATCTCGAGCCTCTCCGTACCCATGGCCTCGATGAAGCCCCCGGCCCTCGAGAGGTGCAGGATCCCAGCCCTCTTGAATCCCGACTCCCTGAGGATCCTCAGCATGGCGAGGGAGGCCCTGAGGCTGCAGGTGCGGATGTGTATTATGGGAGGGAGCAGGGCCAGCCAGACGTTCTCCCCCCTCATGGCGCTCAGGATCTCCTCCTCATCTACACTGGAGTGCCACTTCCCGAGGCTCCTCAGGGAGAACTTCTCCCCAGGGAGCTCTGCCTCGTAAAGCTGTATCCTGCCGGAGCAGCTGCTGGTGGTGTAAGCGAATGGAAGGCTGTTCAAGGCATCAAGTAAGCTGAAAATATCCGGATCAACTCTTCCCTCATCAAAGTGCTCCCTGAGCCTTCCAAGAGCTGCCTCCTTCCTCCTCTTCCAATCCTCCGGGGTCAAGCGATTTCGCGAGGCATCACACCTCATTCCCATCCCTCCGGGGCCGCGATGCTTCCGGCAGGGAGAGGCCTCAGAGGCCCCTAGCCGCCAGCTCCAGGGCCATCCTTATCTGGGCCATCACGGGTTTTGGAAGGCCCTCGAGCCTCACATCCATGAATCCCCTGACGAGGATGCTCTTAGCCTCCTCCTCGCTGAACCCCTTGGTCATGAGGTAGTAGAGCTGCTCCTCGCTCAGCCTGCCGACGGCCGCCTCGTGGGAGAGCTGGACGTCATCCACCCTCGCATCGAGGGCGGGCAGCGTGACTATCCTCGAGCCCTCGGAGAGGAGGAGGCCATCGCACTCTATGTGCCCCCTGGTCCCCCCGGCCTCGGCCGATATCAGGGCCCTGGTCACGACATCAGCGCGGTCCTTAGTTATCGTCTTCGAAACTATCTCCGCCGAGGTTCCCCTGGCCCTGAGGAAGACGCTCCCGCCGACGTCCATCCTAGACTCCTTGGGGGCGACTATCACCGAGGAGAGGTACGCCCTGGCCCCCTCGCCGACCAGGTAAACCTTTGGATCCGTCTGTATGCTCGCGATGGGGCTCATGTTCACGTAATGGCTCACGTACTCACCTCCCCTCTCCACGATAACGGCCGTCCTCGGCCTGACGTGGGTGCTCTCGGCCCACTGATGTATCATCGTGAAGGTTAGCCTTCCCCCCTCCTTCACGTAGAACTCCGAGATCCCGGCGTGAAGACCGGGGGCCTCGATCGAGGTGAGGCATCCGGTGACGACGTGAAGCTCGGCCCCCTCCTCAACGATCACTATGTTATGTGGGGCCTGCAGGGCCCCGGGTGTCGAGAGGAGGAGGCATGCCAGAACCGGCTGCTCGACCTTCGCTCCCCTCTCCGCTATGATAACGTAGCCCTCATGCCCCCCGAAGAGCTCGGCAGCTGCCGTGTA
The genomic region above belongs to Candidatus Korarchaeota archaeon NZ13-K and contains:
- a CDS encoding competence damage-inducible protein A, whose translation is MRLPEAWIISVGNELLNGRIVNTNLTWLSRKLTLDGYLVRCAITVRDDCEDIMMAFRLAIKRGASLVVSTGGLGPTFDDMTSECLSKALGRRHVLNEEALRMVEEKYAERNLPMTEHRMKMAMMPEKAKPIYNAVGTAPGVMVEEGPTLIIALPGVPPEMMDIFERIEGILRSRAPQMSYVSVDLIVKGVPESEAAPIIEEAMRRFNVYVKSHPSGHEVREPLLRVNVTSSSISGEEARMNVEGALRLLSERFRGMGGEVSVEEKA
- a CDS encoding SufD family Fe-S cluster assembly protein; protein product: MMLEEIRRRAEAALSKPAPHGPDLRIEDFPLPRGRRGAEDLQSLSRLGIDPSQASYVQVDERPVEVRPAAPGVRVHSLSEALEEGLVEGYFWRAIDVDTDKYTAAAELFGGHEGYVIIAERGAKVEQPVLACLLLSTPGALQAPHNIVIVEEGAELHVVTGCLTSIEAPGLHAGISEFYVKEGGRLTFTMIHQWAESTHVRPRTAVIVERGGEYVSHYVNMSPIASIQTDPKVYLVGEGARAYLSSVIVAPKESRMDVGGSVFLRARGTSAEIVSKTITKDRADVVTRALISAEAGGTRGHIECDGLLLSEGSRIVTLPALDARVDDVQLSHEAAVGRLSEEQLYYLMTKGFSEEEAKSILVRGFMDVRLEGLPKPVMAQIRMALELAARGL